The proteins below come from a single Caulobacter segnis ATCC 21756 genomic window:
- a CDS encoding ABC transporter ATP-binding protein, which yields MNGDNAHKRGESALTAKGLVKRFKTGRTFIEVLKGVDFDAKHGDVTMVMGPSGSGKSTLVAALSGLLMPDEGKVSALEAKDLWAMPKGKIDKFRLDHCGFIFQGFNLFPALTAKQQVMTVLKYQDVSPGEAAKRAQAALESVGLGPRVNQRPSELSGGEKQRVAIARALAKNPNLIFADEPTSALDGKSGEIVIKLLRAAATERGAAVICVTHDPRLEAYADRVIHIEDGRILDDVRRTPDANPAPLSH from the coding sequence ATGAACGGTGACAACGCTCACAAGCGCGGCGAGTCCGCCTTGACCGCCAAGGGCCTGGTCAAGCGCTTCAAGACCGGCCGCACCTTCATCGAAGTGCTCAAGGGCGTGGACTTCGACGCCAAGCACGGCGACGTGACCATGGTCATGGGCCCGTCTGGCTCGGGCAAGTCCACGCTGGTGGCGGCGCTCTCGGGCCTCCTGATGCCCGACGAGGGCAAGGTCTCGGCGCTGGAGGCCAAGGACTTGTGGGCCATGCCCAAGGGCAAGATCGACAAGTTCCGCCTCGACCACTGCGGCTTCATCTTCCAGGGCTTCAACCTGTTCCCGGCCCTCACGGCCAAGCAGCAGGTGATGACGGTGCTGAAGTACCAGGACGTCAGCCCGGGCGAGGCGGCCAAGCGCGCCCAGGCGGCGCTGGAGTCTGTGGGCCTCGGGCCCCGCGTCAACCAGCGCCCGTCCGAGCTTTCGGGCGGCGAGAAGCAGCGCGTGGCCATCGCTCGCGCCCTGGCCAAGAACCCGAACCTGATCTTCGCGGACGAACCGACCTCGGCCCTCGACGGCAAGAGCGGCGAGATCGTGATCAAGCTGCTGCGCGCGGCCGCCACCGAGCGCGGCGCGGCGGTGATCTGCGTGACCCACGACCCGCGGCTCGAGGCCTATGCCGACCGCGTCATCCACATCGAAGACGGCCGGATCCTGGACGACGTGCGCCGCACGCCCGACGCCAATCCCGCGCCGCTTAGCCACTGA